A genome region from Streptomyces pratensis includes the following:
- a CDS encoding DNA cytosine methyltransferase has translation MHVARAVAALRPCLVVIENVRGLLTSPAGSPGDLEPCPWCLGDTAGQPALRALGAVLGSLADLGYDAKWLVLRASDVGAPHRRERTFLAAWPAGHPAEDADQQHRQERRQPASIEAEERGARSEPGRRGRVAAAADPEGVGRHQGLAEPAARQWRHDPAQRGCVSVADAEGQRHGHPGPPPREGMATSLVGGGPAPLGGGDAGSRGADRRWGAYGSAITRWESLTRPAPAPTDGAGRLRADFVEWMQGLDAGWVTATPGLGRPAQLTALGNGVVPQQALHALQLLAPPFPRCPRCADR, from the coding sequence CTGCACGTCGCCCGTGCGGTCGCAGCCCTCCGACCCTGCCTGGTTGTGATCGAGAATGTGCGCGGCCTCCTCACCTCCCCCGCCGGTTCCCCTGGCGACCTGGAACCCTGCCCGTGGTGTCTGGGAGACACCGCAGGTCAGCCTGCTCTGCGGGCACTCGGTGCCGTACTCGGATCCCTGGCCGACCTCGGGTACGACGCGAAGTGGCTCGTGCTTCGCGCCTCCGACGTCGGGGCCCCGCACCGCCGCGAGCGGACCTTCCTCGCCGCATGGCCCGCCGGGCACCCTGCTGAAGACGCCGACCAGCAACATCGGCAAGAACGGCGGCAGCCAGCATCCATCGAAGCGGAAGAGCGGGGGGCACGGTCCGAACCTGGCCGACGAGGTCGAGTGGCTGCTGCTGCCGACCCCGAAGGCGTCGGACGGCATCAAGGGCTCGCCGAACCAGCGGCACGGCAATGGCGACATGACCCTGCCCAGCGCGGCTGCGTCTCTGTTGCCGACGCCGAGGGCCAGCGACACGGGCACCCCGGGCCGCCGCCCCGGGAAGGGATGGCGACCTCCCTTGTCGGCGGTGGTCCTGCCCCTCTGGGCGGAGGAGACGCCGGAAGCAGGGGCGCAGACCGGCGATGGGGAGCGTACGGATCCGCCATCACCCGATGGGAGAGCCTCACCCGCCCGGCCCCGGCCCCCACGGACGGCGCCGGTCGGCTCCGCGCGGACTTCGTGGAGTGGATGCAGGGCCTCGACGCCGGCTGGGTCACCGCGACTCCGGGGCTCGGCCGCCCCGCGCAGCTCACCGCGCTCGGCAACGGCGTTGTCCCACAACAGGCTTTGCACGCCTTGCAGTTGCTGGCACCACCCTTCCCCCGCTGTCCCCGCTGCGCCGACCGGTAG
- a CDS encoding DnaB-like helicase N-terminal domain-containing protein codes for MNPLMSAEQAVLGAALLDPEQLTHLEWLAADHFYRPVHQALFDALRKLRNDGHPALSADGPLPLSWVTDAVEEAGQHVRGLTAAYAHTLIQACPRTEHAPVYGRMVLEGAIHRTVAQHAIRLHQAARADAVQGEVEGALRTADVLTGVLTDLARRWGTDPRPVPPTAGPSAATHIPPPAQSGQVAEDERFLLAVLAEQPGAMGEVVAWLRPGDFADPTHGQLYRCLGALHHRGEPIDRITLLWEAQRRGLLADGTVSSEQLTAVCEGMVPGSADWFGQRVMRSSVTRTAAASARAIRTLAQDEALGPGRLINHALHELGPLDEVRARWATANSSPAPKTTASAPSAAEPPPDRVKAARARSTPRPGASPPAPASRLPTLSAARPPSRGHP; via the coding sequence GTGAACCCGCTGATGAGCGCCGAGCAGGCGGTCCTCGGTGCCGCACTCCTCGACCCCGAGCAGCTCACGCACCTGGAGTGGCTCGCTGCGGACCACTTCTATCGGCCCGTCCACCAGGCGCTGTTCGACGCCCTCCGCAAGCTGCGCAACGACGGGCATCCCGCGCTCTCGGCCGATGGTCCGTTGCCGCTGTCGTGGGTGACCGACGCGGTCGAGGAGGCCGGACAGCACGTGCGCGGGCTGACCGCGGCGTACGCCCACACCCTGATCCAGGCGTGTCCCCGAACAGAGCACGCCCCCGTGTACGGACGCATGGTGCTGGAGGGGGCGATTCACCGCACCGTCGCCCAGCACGCGATCCGTCTCCACCAGGCGGCTCGAGCCGACGCCGTCCAGGGCGAGGTCGAGGGAGCCTTGCGCACGGCGGACGTCCTGACCGGCGTACTCACCGACCTTGCACGACGCTGGGGAACCGACCCTCGACCGGTCCCACCCACCGCTGGACCCTCTGCCGCCACGCACATCCCGCCTCCGGCGCAGAGCGGCCAGGTCGCCGAGGACGAGCGGTTCCTCTTGGCCGTCCTCGCCGAACAGCCGGGGGCCATGGGCGAGGTGGTGGCCTGGCTGCGGCCGGGAGACTTCGCCGACCCGACCCATGGGCAGCTCTACCGGTGCCTGGGCGCGCTGCACCACCGAGGCGAACCCATCGACCGGATCACCCTGCTCTGGGAGGCCCAGCGACGCGGTCTGCTGGCCGACGGCACTGTGTCGAGCGAGCAGCTGACCGCCGTCTGCGAAGGCATGGTCCCCGGCAGCGCTGACTGGTTCGGACAGCGGGTGATGCGCTCCTCCGTCACCCGCACCGCCGCCGCCTCCGCGCGAGCCATCCGAACCCTGGCCCAGGACGAGGCTCTGGGGCCCGGCCGGCTGATCAACCACGCCCTGCACGAACTGGGTCCGCTCGACGAGGTACGTGCCCGCTGGGCCACCGCGAACAGCAGTCCGGCTCCGAAGACCACGGCATCCGCTCCGTCGGCGGCCGAGCCGCCGCCCGACCGAGTGAAGGCCGCCCGCGCCCGCAGCACACCACGCCCAGGCGCGTCACCCCCAGCCCCGGCCAGCCGTCTCCCCACGCTGTCAGCAGCCCGACCACCCTCGCGCGGCCACCCGTGA
- a CDS encoding ATP-binding protein — protein MPRTRASASPLFVPRKTTRAEQRAARAGFTEARRQARLAGNPPKHRAEQTLNPDLRPTYPLAGRPGPASARGGKLALPAHRMTTATASGAYPFVAEGGLGAEGVFIGRDVHAEAAFCFDPFSLYNSGRVEGFTNPNAVLAGIIGMGKSALAKSIATRSIAHGYRIYIPCDPKGEWTGVSQALGGYSIALGPGLPGRLNPLDAPARPASVSEEDWFTEVRNRRLLLLASLARTVLKRDLLPMEHTALDLALDLVVADAAARGTVPLLGEIAHVLGSPERLDHALGHQAGHLGSAAQDLAHALRRLVHGDLSGMFDAPSTVSFNPTTPMLSIDLSRLGGSGDDTALVLAMTCASAWMESALSDPDGGRRWVIYDEAWRLMRHVGLLERMQSQWKLSRGLGIANLMVIHRLSDLLSAGDAGSRGRVLAEGLLADCSTRIIYRQEPDQLAAAASLLGLTGVETQAVSALTKGRGLWKVAGRSFITQHILHPAERELFDTDARMAA, from the coding sequence ATGCCCCGTACCCGCGCCAGCGCCTCCCCTCTGTTCGTGCCCCGTAAGACGACACGCGCCGAACAGCGGGCCGCCCGAGCCGGTTTCACCGAAGCCCGCCGCCAGGCACGCCTCGCCGGAAACCCACCCAAGCACCGCGCCGAGCAGACCCTCAACCCGGATCTGCGGCCCACCTACCCGCTCGCCGGTCGCCCCGGTCCGGCCTCCGCCCGCGGCGGCAAGCTCGCCCTGCCCGCCCACCGGATGACCACCGCCACAGCCAGCGGCGCATACCCGTTCGTGGCCGAGGGCGGCCTGGGCGCCGAAGGGGTGTTCATCGGCCGCGATGTGCATGCGGAAGCGGCTTTCTGCTTCGACCCCTTCTCGCTCTACAACAGTGGCAGGGTGGAGGGCTTCACCAACCCCAACGCGGTCCTGGCCGGCATCATCGGCATGGGCAAGTCCGCGCTGGCGAAGTCGATCGCCACCCGGTCGATCGCCCATGGCTACCGGATCTACATCCCCTGCGATCCCAAGGGGGAGTGGACCGGTGTCTCGCAAGCCCTCGGCGGCTACAGCATCGCCCTGGGCCCGGGGCTCCCTGGACGGTTGAACCCGCTGGACGCCCCGGCCCGCCCCGCCTCCGTGAGCGAGGAGGACTGGTTCACGGAGGTTCGCAACCGCCGTCTGCTGCTGCTGGCCAGCCTCGCCCGCACCGTGCTGAAGCGCGACCTGCTGCCGATGGAGCACACCGCCCTCGACCTGGCCCTGGATCTGGTCGTCGCTGACGCCGCCGCCCGGGGCACGGTGCCGCTGCTCGGCGAGATCGCGCACGTACTCGGCTCCCCCGAACGCCTCGACCACGCCCTCGGCCACCAGGCGGGGCACCTCGGTTCAGCCGCCCAGGACCTCGCCCACGCCCTGCGACGTCTCGTGCACGGCGACTTGAGCGGCATGTTCGACGCGCCAAGCACCGTGTCGTTCAACCCGACCACACCGATGCTGTCCATCGACCTCTCCCGTCTCGGCGGCTCCGGTGACGACACGGCACTGGTGCTCGCGATGACGTGCGCGAGCGCGTGGATGGAGTCAGCCCTCAGTGATCCCGATGGCGGTCGGCGCTGGGTGATCTACGACGAGGCGTGGCGGCTGATGCGGCACGTCGGGCTGCTGGAGCGGATGCAGAGCCAGTGGAAGCTCTCCCGCGGGCTGGGCATCGCGAACCTGATGGTGATCCACCGGCTCAGCGACTTGCTCTCGGCGGGCGACGCCGGTTCACGCGGCCGAGTCCTGGCCGAGGGGCTCCTCGCGGACTGCAGCACGCGCATCATCTACCGCCAGGAGCCCGACCAGCTCGCCGCCGCTGCATCTCTGCTCGGCCTGACCGGCGTCGAGACCCAGGCGGTGTCCGCCCTGACCAAGGGCCGAGGTCTGTGGAAGGTCGCCGGCCGCTCGTTCATCACCCAGCACATCCTCCACCCGGCTGAGCGGGAGCTGTTCGACACCGACGCCCGCATGGCCGCCTAG
- a CDS encoding winged helix-turn-helix transcriptional regulator — translation MATPGLPPTFSIASIDAQRVEEALARIGPKWTTWTAMTLAQVNGPMRVRDVAAQLPFVSEQFVGKRLATMHADGLVIRDDDRRGAPYRLSALGTSLAPVLRTVSDWSRTHVAQEPMAEAERVEDALRRLHLRHSTDVIQVLDSAEGPMRFVHIAEAAGLDNGLARQRLLRLQADGVRHPSDDPLLRCAMHTRTALAITDNAVTVHQDRLHALSRHGYVPDFDELDRITEAAVSLRVAHAESRAYLQAIRRVAEAREAAAPEVEAPAVRLAQAAVARSRLTRHAPGAVPEPSSSAAVVGPSTPTTGPRY, via the coding sequence ATGGCTACCCCCGGCCTGCCTCCCACCTTCTCCATCGCTTCCATCGACGCCCAGCGCGTCGAGGAGGCTCTCGCCCGGATCGGGCCCAAGTGGACTACCTGGACCGCGATGACCCTGGCCCAGGTGAACGGCCCTATGCGCGTCCGCGACGTTGCTGCCCAGCTCCCCTTCGTCAGTGAGCAGTTCGTCGGCAAACGGCTGGCCACGATGCACGCTGACGGACTGGTGATCCGCGATGACGACCGGCGGGGCGCGCCGTACCGGCTCAGCGCGCTCGGCACGTCTCTGGCCCCCGTCCTCCGCACGGTGTCGGACTGGTCCCGCACCCACGTGGCACAGGAACCGATGGCCGAAGCAGAGCGGGTCGAGGATGCGCTGCGCCGCCTGCACCTTCGGCACTCGACGGACGTGATTCAGGTACTTGACTCCGCTGAAGGCCCAATGCGGTTCGTTCACATCGCCGAGGCGGCCGGCCTGGACAACGGTCTCGCGCGGCAGCGACTTCTGCGGCTTCAGGCCGACGGGGTCCGCCACCCCAGCGACGACCCGCTCCTGCGCTGCGCCATGCACACCCGAACGGCCCTGGCCATCACGGACAACGCGGTAACCGTTCACCAGGACCGTCTTCACGCCCTGTCCCGGCATGGGTACGTGCCGGACTTCGACGAACTCGACCGGATCACCGAAGCGGCGGTCAGCCTCCGCGTCGCCCACGCGGAGAGCCGTGCGTACCTCCAGGCGATCCGGCGCGTGGCGGAGGCTCGGGAGGCCGCCGCACCCGAGGTTGAGGCACCGGCGGTTCGGCTGGCACAGGCCGCTGTCGCCCGCTCCAGGCTGACGCGACACGCCCCAGGGGCCGTGCCCGAACCGTCCTCCTCGGCGGCTGTCGTCGGGCCTTCGACGCCCACAACGGGCCCCCGATATTGA
- a CDS encoding TIGR02391 family protein, with protein sequence MTSARISGPLVPEIIRTLPTPELGLHLLASLAGNASINSNNVLRGFQTSYGGGYSGNSSEPDLDRLLQRIADAWAWLVSKGLIGPHPTQDQNWSRVTTEGRALAQDPAALLKLHGAERLAGPLDEALTRARTYFNLGDYETACFAAMKAVEVAVRDAAGLANGLTGTALMQQAFQPEKGPLTDTESERGEQVGMMSFFAGAFGAFRNPVGHRTVHFDDPMEAAEIIQTADLMLRIVRRAQKRNCAADA encoded by the coding sequence GTGACTTCTGCGCGCATATCCGGCCCCCTCGTGCCCGAAATTATCCGCACACTCCCCACGCCCGAGCTCGGGTTGCACCTGCTCGCCTCACTCGCCGGGAACGCGAGCATCAACTCCAACAACGTCCTGCGCGGCTTCCAGACCTCCTACGGCGGCGGGTACAGCGGCAACTCCTCGGAACCCGATCTCGACCGGCTCCTGCAACGAATCGCCGATGCGTGGGCGTGGCTCGTTTCGAAGGGCCTGATCGGACCACATCCGACCCAGGACCAGAACTGGAGCAGGGTCACCACCGAAGGCCGCGCCCTGGCTCAGGACCCGGCCGCGCTCCTGAAACTGCACGGCGCCGAGCGCCTGGCCGGCCCCTTGGACGAGGCGCTCACCAGGGCCCGCACCTACTTCAACCTCGGAGACTACGAGACCGCTTGCTTCGCTGCCATGAAGGCCGTCGAGGTAGCTGTACGCGACGCCGCTGGCCTGGCCAACGGGCTCACAGGCACCGCGCTGATGCAGCAAGCCTTCCAGCCCGAGAAGGGACCGCTGACCGACACCGAGAGCGAGCGCGGTGAGCAGGTTGGCATGATGAGCTTCTTCGCTGGCGCCTTCGGAGCCTTCCGCAACCCGGTGGGTCACCGCACGGTGCACTTCGACGACCCGATGGAAGCAGCCGAGATCATCCAGACCGCCGACCTCATGCTTCGCATCGTGCGCCGTGCCCAGAAGCGCAACTGCGCCGCCGACGCGTAG
- a CDS encoding DUF317 domain-containing protein, giving the protein MLDLLDALGWAIVDTPEANVHATNPDGCVYVGWLPEDPSAWQRNIVWHVRVQPADGDAWVQKFGLHTPSEAVAGFLAALVISSSC; this is encoded by the coding sequence GTGCTCGATCTCCTGGACGCACTCGGGTGGGCGATCGTCGACACCCCTGAGGCCAACGTCCACGCGACCAACCCCGACGGCTGTGTCTACGTCGGCTGGCTCCCCGAGGACCCGTCGGCCTGGCAGCGCAACATCGTCTGGCACGTCCGGGTGCAGCCCGCCGATGGCGACGCATGGGTCCAGAAGTTCGGTCTCCATACCCCCTCCGAGGCCGTTGCCGGATTCCTCGCCGCCTTGGTCATCAGCTCCTCGTGCTGA
- a CDS encoding glycosyl hydrolase, with amino-acid sequence MNDVLDFGLDDLSPVDDDSEEAMEALWAGDLTVLSQHHTTPNGSHSFVLAHDRSVTWGIPGEPQLVAIAVARDLRQSTFTFETSRHATASFAQNWLAERGCPLERIALHGGDYIEPADDLTLQVEQQIQKSGTRYEVLDTYTSDDNPSEAWTLVNDSQATQAPVRLFYEEWNHGAGTYTMREGAFPDVGVAQTWLDERSEPLPEPPEYSGHNGAVVRARIARIALSRSAGTSPTPRIGLDAPRASAAVPVQRAVQGRLL; translated from the coding sequence GTGAACGACGTTCTCGACTTCGGCCTCGACGATCTCTCGCCGGTCGACGACGACTCCGAGGAGGCGATGGAGGCTCTCTGGGCTGGCGACCTGACGGTGCTGTCCCAGCACCACACCACACCCAACGGTTCGCACAGCTTCGTCCTCGCCCACGACCGATCGGTCACCTGGGGGATACCCGGCGAGCCACAGCTCGTTGCGATCGCGGTCGCTCGGGATCTGCGGCAGTCCACGTTCACGTTCGAGACGAGTCGCCACGCCACGGCGTCCTTCGCACAGAACTGGCTGGCAGAACGCGGCTGCCCGCTCGAACGGATCGCACTGCACGGTGGCGACTACATCGAGCCCGCCGACGACCTCACTCTCCAGGTGGAACAGCAGATCCAGAAGTCGGGCACCCGCTACGAGGTCCTCGACACCTACACCTCTGACGACAACCCCAGCGAGGCGTGGACACTCGTCAACGACTCCCAGGCCACCCAGGCACCGGTTCGCCTCTTCTACGAGGAGTGGAACCACGGCGCCGGCACCTACACGATGCGCGAAGGCGCCTTCCCCGACGTCGGCGTCGCCCAGACCTGGCTGGACGAGCGCAGTGAACCGCTGCCCGAGCCTCCGGAGTACAGCGGCCACAACGGTGCTGTCGTCCGGGCTCGCATCGCCCGCATCGCCCTTTCCCGGTCCGCCGGAACCTCTCCGACACCGCGGATCGGGCTCGACGCGCCCCGCGCGTCGGCGGCGGTACCGGTCCAGCGTGCGGTCCAGGGGAGGCTGCTGTGA
- a CDS encoding large ATP-binding protein, which translates to MNPYDADTHPEPYLVVEVLGVGDVSVHALAHGPEEPLHQAATRVIEAAAALDERHESVLNAVQRAQRLLEGTGRGEVGRAQVSYALLRTALPDLGDGLAQQDRAYSQLVESLSAYRQLLSSPEPAQHASNKSHGPGQKTRPHRDDDWAVAGERGLVALEAVAAGGVRFRRNAIGKDPHISREKAQWQDPTVFPQTVQRLVADGLLHQDITENVYRPGQLLSLTAQGEAALRDGRATTSRVSAALGRTTTRPTSGALSDSAAVPIARTSLATPRSR; encoded by the coding sequence GTGAACCCGTACGACGCAGACACACACCCTGAGCCTTATCTCGTCGTCGAAGTGCTCGGTGTCGGGGATGTCAGCGTGCACGCCCTCGCACATGGTCCGGAGGAGCCGCTGCACCAGGCCGCTACACGCGTCATCGAAGCCGCAGCGGCGCTGGACGAGCGACACGAGAGCGTGCTCAACGCGGTCCAGCGCGCTCAGCGCCTACTCGAAGGCACTGGTCGCGGTGAAGTCGGCCGAGCCCAGGTCTCGTACGCGCTGCTGCGGACAGCTCTCCCGGATCTCGGAGACGGCCTGGCCCAGCAGGACCGGGCATACAGCCAGCTCGTCGAGTCCTTGTCCGCCTACCGCCAGCTTCTTTCCTCGCCCGAGCCTGCTCAACACGCGAGCAACAAGAGCCACGGGCCGGGCCAGAAGACGAGGCCCCACCGGGACGACGACTGGGCCGTCGCCGGGGAGCGCGGGCTGGTAGCACTCGAAGCGGTTGCGGCCGGAGGTGTTCGCTTTCGTCGCAACGCGATCGGCAAGGACCCGCACATCTCGCGAGAGAAGGCCCAGTGGCAGGACCCGACGGTCTTCCCGCAGACCGTGCAGCGGCTGGTCGCCGACGGGCTACTGCATCAGGACATCACCGAGAACGTGTACCGGCCCGGCCAGCTCCTCTCGCTCACTGCGCAGGGGGAAGCCGCCCTGCGTGATGGTCGCGCGACGACCTCCCGGGTGTCCGCCGCCCTCGGCCGCACCACCACGCGGCCCACGTCAGGCGCGCTCTCCGACTCGGCCGCCGTGCCCATCGCCAGGACCTCCCTCGCGACCCCCCGCTCACGCTGA
- a CDS encoding DUF4913 domain-containing protein, translating to MADTSPTSPGPEPYRVPDADLDDLASTLAKTMAEVRQHGVILDRLGSEPDPGAIQPPDGAPEAEAADGKKPDGPASVFILALGGKEYAVELAALSDWVNYLFLPVYGREISTSRPWCAHWHEHPEAVARLHALWLAWQQFTDTEAGLSGPSTWHRDHLDQTLAHLRAPDGPFAACTTSATRPNHRVLATPAPEQAGVAA from the coding sequence ATGGCCGACACCAGCCCGACCTCCCCCGGCCCCGAGCCGTACCGCGTCCCCGACGCAGACCTCGACGACCTCGCCAGCACCCTCGCCAAGACCATGGCCGAGGTCAGGCAGCACGGCGTCATCCTCGACCGCCTCGGCTCCGAGCCCGACCCCGGCGCCATCCAGCCGCCGGACGGCGCTCCGGAAGCCGAGGCGGCTGACGGGAAGAAGCCCGACGGCCCCGCCTCGGTGTTCATCCTCGCCCTGGGCGGCAAGGAGTACGCCGTCGAACTCGCTGCCCTCAGCGACTGGGTGAACTACCTCTTCCTGCCGGTGTACGGCCGGGAGATCAGCACGAGCCGTCCCTGGTGCGCGCACTGGCACGAACACCCCGAGGCCGTCGCCCGGCTGCACGCACTCTGGCTCGCCTGGCAGCAGTTCACCGACACGGAGGCCGGCCTGTCCGGCCCCTCGACCTGGCACCGCGACCACCTGGACCAGACCCTGGCGCACCTGCGTGCGCCCGACGGACCGTTCGCGGCCTGCACGACCAGCGCAACTCGCCCCAATCACCGGGTGCTGGCCACCCCGGCGCCCGAGCAGGCGGGGGTGGCGGCGTGA
- a CDS encoding DUF6238 family protein, with protein sequence MSRTASPTAQDFVPFATAALDFHRALNIPGGPLVTSRAELDALHAHLVALYGLLDAHTGRTGQLVAVEGDQLRTARTRIWQAAEHLHAAYHAAPRPDSGEIPAPEACQAGLPEGAPGLTICQRHQRTAHLVRRRTTPADLHAPFTGLVRR encoded by the coding sequence ATGTCCCGCACCGCCAGCCCGACCGCGCAGGACTTCGTGCCCTTCGCCACCGCCGCGCTCGACTTCCACCGGGCGCTCAACATCCCGGGCGGCCCGCTGGTCACCAGCCGGGCCGAGCTGGACGCCCTGCACGCCCACCTCGTCGCGCTGTACGGGCTGCTCGACGCCCACACCGGTCGCACCGGGCAGCTTGTCGCGGTCGAGGGCGACCAGCTCCGTACCGCCCGCACCCGCATCTGGCAGGCCGCCGAGCACCTCCACGCCGCCTACCACGCGGCGCCCCGGCCGGACTCCGGCGAGATCCCCGCACCGGAGGCGTGCCAGGCCGGCCTTCCGGAGGGAGCACCGGGACTGACCATCTGCCAGCGCCATCAGCGCACCGCTCATCTCGTCCGGCGGCGCACCACCCCGGCAGACCTGCACGCCCCGTTCACCGGCCTCGTCCGCCGCTGA
- a CDS encoding type IV secretory system conjugative DNA transfer family protein — MAPRSGKTSGLAIPAILSAPGPVLLTSNKAANDAFTTTVDARSEVGTIWTLDPQQIAHQPREMWWDILADARDLAGAKRLAGHFVTASVDESSGSDFWSTAASNTLGALFLAAASHRRPITDVLAWLAMPADRTPVDLLTDASHHAVAAQLQGTVSGATETRDGIYETARQYASCLLDPDVAAWVTPNDDLPEFQPFAFATSRDTLYLLSKDGGGSASAIIAAAADAVMRAAVIVAERSGGRLDPPALCVLDEAANVCRISDLPDLYSHLGSRGVIPMTILQSYRQGQRCWGEAGMDALYSAATIKIIGSGIDDADFADRLSRQVGDHDVQTTSVSTSEGGKSTSVSMRTERILPPDAIRALPKGKVLLLATGIRVAMLNLKPWYKEPSAKVVGPASARATKAITERALAKSIGQDDLGLSA; from the coding sequence ATGGCCCCACGTTCCGGCAAGACGTCCGGGCTGGCGATCCCCGCGATCCTCTCGGCACCGGGCCCGGTCCTGCTCACCAGTAACAAAGCCGCGAACGACGCCTTCACCACCACGGTGGACGCCCGTTCCGAGGTCGGCACGATCTGGACCCTCGACCCGCAGCAGATCGCCCACCAGCCGCGCGAGATGTGGTGGGACATCCTCGCTGACGCCCGCGATCTCGCCGGGGCTAAGAGGTTGGCGGGGCACTTCGTGACCGCGAGCGTGGACGAGTCCAGCGGCTCCGACTTCTGGTCCACCGCCGCGAGCAACACCCTCGGTGCCCTCTTCCTCGCCGCCGCGTCCCACCGGCGGCCGATCACCGACGTCCTGGCCTGGCTCGCGATGCCGGCCGACCGCACCCCGGTGGACCTGCTCACCGACGCCAGCCACCATGCGGTCGCCGCCCAGCTCCAGGGCACCGTCTCCGGCGCGACCGAAACGCGCGACGGCATCTATGAGACCGCGAGGCAGTACGCGAGCTGCCTGCTCGACCCGGACGTCGCCGCCTGGGTCACCCCCAACGACGACCTTCCCGAGTTCCAGCCGTTCGCCTTCGCCACGTCCCGCGACACCTTGTACCTGCTGAGCAAGGACGGCGGCGGCAGCGCGTCCGCGATCATCGCTGCAGCGGCCGACGCCGTGATGCGCGCGGCCGTGATCGTGGCCGAGCGCTCCGGCGGGCGACTCGACCCGCCCGCCCTGTGCGTCCTCGACGAGGCAGCGAACGTCTGCCGCATCTCGGACCTCCCTGATCTCTACAGCCACCTGGGCAGCCGAGGCGTCATCCCGATGACGATCCTGCAGTCCTACCGTCAGGGCCAGCGGTGCTGGGGCGAGGCCGGTATGGACGCCCTGTACTCCGCCGCCACCATCAAGATCATCGGATCTGGCATCGACGACGCTGACTTCGCCGACCGGCTCAGCCGTCAGGTCGGCGATCACGACGTCCAGACCACCTCGGTGTCGACCAGCGAGGGCGGCAAGTCCACCTCGGTGAGCATGCGCACGGAGCGGATCCTTCCGCCGGACGCCATCCGCGCCCTGCCCAAGGGCAAGGTTCTGCTGCTGGCCACCGGCATCCGGGTCGCCATGCTCAACCTCAAGCCCTGGTACAAGGAGCCCTCCGCCAAGGTGGTCGGCCCGGCTTCCGCTCGCGCCACGAAGGCCATCACCGAGCGTGCCCTCGCGAAGAGCATCGGCCAGGACGATCTTGGACTGTCGGCATGA